A section of the Acidobacterium capsulatum ATCC 51196 genome encodes:
- a CDS encoding DUF429 domain-containing protein translates to MRREPARMIAVDWSGAEAKSGQKRHIWVADLWPERHERPLTLTAGRTREETAEWLMEAAAETRNLVVGLDFAFSYPAWFVREECGCGSAADFWSVAATEGESWMRGAKPWFWGRPGVKKPGEFVERPERGFRRTDREPLAGIRRTQPKSPFQVGGAGAVGTGTLRGIPLLQALRRAGFRIWPFEQPALPDAPLVVEIYPRVFTGDCTKSSAAERARELRKLMQDEACRKWLREDLLAEAAASEDAFDALLSALGMWRHREQFAHLAQAAEGDERLEGRIWVPHLGAAGRLSASSGR, encoded by the coding sequence ATGCGGAGAGAGCCCGCGCGGATGATTGCCGTGGACTGGTCGGGCGCGGAGGCAAAGAGCGGCCAGAAACGGCACATCTGGGTGGCGGATTTGTGGCCGGAGCGCCATGAGCGGCCTCTGACTCTAACGGCGGGCCGCACGCGCGAGGAGACCGCTGAATGGCTGATGGAAGCCGCCGCGGAGACTCGGAATCTGGTAGTGGGGCTCGACTTCGCATTTTCTTATCCGGCATGGTTTGTGCGCGAGGAGTGCGGCTGCGGGAGCGCTGCCGACTTCTGGAGTGTCGCCGCGACTGAAGGCGAGTCGTGGATGCGCGGCGCGAAGCCGTGGTTCTGGGGACGGCCCGGCGTGAAAAAGCCGGGTGAATTTGTGGAGCGGCCGGAGCGTGGCTTTCGGCGCACGGATCGTGAGCCGCTCGCGGGCATTCGTAGAACGCAGCCGAAGTCGCCTTTTCAGGTAGGGGGCGCGGGGGCGGTGGGCACCGGGACGCTGCGGGGCATTCCCCTATTGCAGGCGTTGCGGCGGGCGGGTTTCAGGATTTGGCCTTTTGAGCAACCGGCGCTGCCGGATGCGCCGCTGGTGGTGGAGATTTATCCGCGTGTTTTTACGGGCGACTGCACCAAGTCGAGCGCAGCGGAGAGGGCGCGGGAACTGAGGAAGCTGATGCAGGACGAAGCCTGCAGGAAGTGGCTGCGCGAGGACCTGCTGGCGGAGGCTGCTGCGTCAGAAGATGCTTTCGATGCGCTGCTGTCGGCGCTGGGCATGTGGCGGCATCGCGAACAGTTTGCGCATCTGGCGCAGGCCGCCGAGGGGGACGAACGGCTGGAGGGCCGCATCTGGGTTCCGCATCTGGGTGCCGCAGGGCGATTGAGCGCAAGCTCAGGCCGTTGA
- a CDS encoding SpoIIE family protein phosphatase — protein MKTGQNLRVGWWRALAVLCILAGLGYWVSSTAADWDWTVHASHHVRDPFGFDSDSLRVTSVKPEAAEAGLKVGDRIVSLNHVPYHGQIQWNQLTAVAPGTLLLVGYRSANGQQGTAAIRMAPEPVVSASKYWGEAGVFLGMSLICLLLGSWVLFARPTDLNAWLFYFLLAFPSVMFYQPGNAPVPLFVPEMAWYQLLQFYGILCLLLFGLYFPERSRIDIRFPWLKYLIIVPMLCAFAVLAPVAVREMVADGNPPWLAAASTFAQNADNVLNLLCVLSCVALMVDKLRSASSADTRRRMRVLLTGMSVGLGAVLIVFVLLPDLGVNLRAHGMWLTYVGTLFFTFAPASMVYVVLVERAMDVRVLLRSGTRYLLARTGIWVLQVVLILGAALILLAPGTHESSHSSLRWVGPAIFIAIVLLLLFVAPKRAREWLDRKFFREAYNAELVMTELSEEVLRFTDAQPLLETVVRRIADTLHVENIALLLRSGESFQLQQAIGLPIDGTLTLTAHSSAVRRLALSNEPARLSERRPDAWYLMADSTERQTLDGLHAEVLLPVPGRQRLMGVMALGPKKSEAAYSRSDLRLLQTVASQTGLALEVSELVQSLAHEAAQRERTQREIEIAREVQERLFPQDAPSLPRLSLAGYCRPAQGVGGDYYDMLLLRDGRVGIAIGDVSGKGISAALLMASLRASLRGLTLASHNNFACLMEQMNGLVYEASAQNRYATFFFGAFDAKTRELECVNAGHNPPLIVRGEEVIRIEASGPVVGLLPKAQYAEQRIVLEPGDLLLLYTDGISEAMTAREEEWGEEGMIGAAREAAKGSAAQILEAVLQAADRFTAGAPQHDDMTLLVLKCEAE, from the coding sequence ATGAAGACCGGTCAGAATCTGCGGGTGGGATGGTGGCGAGCGCTGGCGGTGCTTTGCATCCTGGCTGGACTGGGCTACTGGGTCTCTAGCACTGCGGCCGACTGGGACTGGACGGTTCATGCCAGCCATCATGTGCGGGATCCCTTTGGTTTTGACAGTGATTCTCTGAGGGTTACCTCTGTCAAACCCGAGGCCGCCGAGGCTGGCCTGAAGGTGGGCGACAGGATTGTTTCTTTGAATCATGTGCCCTACCACGGCCAGATTCAGTGGAACCAACTGACCGCCGTGGCGCCCGGCACCTTGCTGCTGGTGGGCTACCGGTCGGCAAACGGCCAGCAGGGCACGGCGGCGATCCGGATGGCACCCGAGCCTGTGGTCTCTGCCAGCAAGTACTGGGGCGAGGCCGGGGTCTTTTTGGGAATGTCGCTGATCTGCCTGCTGCTGGGCTCGTGGGTGCTCTTTGCCCGGCCCACGGACCTCAACGCCTGGCTCTTCTACTTCCTTCTGGCTTTTCCCAGCGTGATGTTCTACCAGCCCGGCAACGCGCCAGTTCCCTTGTTCGTGCCGGAGATGGCCTGGTATCAGCTGCTGCAGTTCTACGGCATTCTTTGCTTACTTTTATTTGGTCTATATTTTCCCGAGCGCTCGCGCATCGACATCCGCTTTCCGTGGCTGAAATATCTGATTATCGTTCCCATGCTGTGTGCCTTCGCGGTCCTTGCTCCGGTCGCTGTGCGCGAGATGGTGGCCGATGGCAATCCTCCCTGGCTCGCTGCCGCGTCAACGTTTGCGCAGAACGCGGACAATGTTCTGAATCTGCTTTGTGTGCTGAGTTGTGTTGCGCTCATGGTGGACAAACTGCGCTCGGCGTCCTCCGCCGATACGCGGCGGCGCATGCGCGTGCTTCTCACGGGCATGTCTGTTGGTCTCGGCGCGGTTCTGATCGTTTTTGTTCTGCTGCCCGATCTGGGGGTGAATCTGCGCGCTCATGGCATGTGGCTCACCTATGTGGGAACGTTGTTCTTCACCTTTGCTCCGGCCTCCATGGTCTATGTGGTGCTGGTGGAGCGGGCCATGGATGTGCGGGTGCTGCTGCGCTCGGGGACACGGTATCTGCTGGCGCGCACCGGCATCTGGGTGCTGCAGGTGGTGCTGATACTGGGGGCGGCGTTGATTCTGCTGGCTCCGGGGACACATGAGTCGAGCCACAGCAGCTTGCGTTGGGTGGGCCCGGCAATCTTTATCGCGATTGTGCTGCTGCTGCTTTTTGTAGCGCCCAAGCGTGCGCGCGAGTGGCTCGACCGCAAGTTCTTTCGCGAGGCCTACAACGCCGAGTTGGTGATGACCGAGTTGTCAGAAGAGGTGCTGCGCTTCACCGATGCGCAGCCGCTGCTGGAGACGGTGGTGCGCCGCATTGCCGACACGCTGCACGTGGAGAATATCGCGCTGCTGTTGCGCAGTGGCGAATCGTTCCAGTTGCAGCAGGCGATTGGACTGCCCATTGACGGTACGCTGACGCTCACGGCGCATTCCTCGGCGGTGCGGCGGCTGGCGCTGAGCAATGAACCGGCGCGGCTCTCAGAACGGCGGCCCGATGCGTGGTACTTGATGGCGGATTCCACGGAGCGGCAGACGCTCGATGGGCTGCATGCCGAGGTATTGCTGCCGGTGCCGGGGCGGCAACGGTTGATGGGCGTGATGGCGCTGGGGCCGAAGAAGTCAGAGGCGGCTTATTCGCGCAGTGACCTGCGCCTGCTGCAGACGGTGGCTTCGCAGACTGGCCTGGCGCTGGAGGTGAGCGAGCTGGTGCAGTCGCTGGCGCACGAAGCCGCGCAACGCGAACGCACGCAGAGAGAGATTGAGATTGCGCGCGAGGTGCAGGAGCGGCTCTTTCCGCAGGATGCGCCCTCGCTGCCCAGGCTCTCGCTGGCGGGCTATTGCCGTCCGGCCCAGGGCGTGGGCGGCGATTACTATGACATGCTGCTGTTGCGCGATGGGCGCGTGGGCATTGCGATTGGCGATGTTTCCGGCAAGGGAATCTCGGCGGCGCTGTTGATGGCGAGCCTGCGGGCTTCGCTGCGCGGGCTGACGCTGGCCAGCCATAACAATTTTGCCTGCCTGATGGAGCAGATGAATGGCCTGGTGTATGAGGCCTCGGCGCAGAACCGGTATGCCACCTTTTTCTTTGGAGCCTTTGACGCGAAGACGCGCGAGCTGGAGTGCGTGAATGCGGGACACAATCCGCCGCTGATTGTGCGCGGCGAAGAGGTAATTCGCATTGAGGCTTCAGGGCCGGTGGTGGGCCTGCTGCCGAAGGCGCAATATGCCGAGCAGCGCATTGTTCTGGAACCGGGCGACCTGTTGCTGCTTTATACGGATGGCATCAGTGAGGCGATGACGGCGCGAGAAGAAGAATGGGGCGAAGAGGGCATGATTGGGGCTGCGCGCGAGGCTGCGAAGGGATCGGCCGCGCAGATACTGGAAGCGGTTCTGCAGGCGGCGGATCGTTTTACAGCGGGCGCTCCGCAGCATGATGACATGACGCTGCTGGTGCTCAAATGCGAGGCTGAGTAG